The following proteins come from a genomic window of Gossypium raimondii isolate GPD5lz chromosome 5, ASM2569854v1, whole genome shotgun sequence:
- the LOC105768781 gene encoding uncharacterized protein LOC105768781 — protein sequence MPKLRNTLFLLYLLFFCFVFFSEASVHEYNGQKFVSKGNAFVVHGGSEGIYSSFADTLNVTATAGDSFVRFEKITFRRPKESSNFSSHSIQAIVFEVEDREAIGGSAYGGQRAVCCTADLAKLGVCSEGEIIHRPSTKNPGWPKVFGVSFSEDDEATTLPLKSIQITKTGMYNLYFIHCDLNLKDLTVEGKTVWKNPTGYLPGRMAPLMNFYGFMSLAFVILGIFWFLQYARFWREVLPLQNCITLVITLGMLEMALWYFDYAEFNGSGTRPVGITMWAVTFDTIKRTIARIIILMVSMGYGVVRPTLGGLTSKVTMLGATFFLASEILELVENVGAVSDLSGKARLFLVLPVAILDAFFILWIFTSLSSTLNKLQTRRMVAKLDIYRKFTNALAVAVIVSVGWICYEIYFKANDVYNEQWQNAWIIPAFWQILSFSLLCVICVLWAPSQNSTRYAYSGEANEDFDKDDTNLTLIKPSPTPSKDFRTAPETRTVQGSNGASSNGDLEEDKTE from the exons ATGCCGAAGCTTCGAAATACTCTTTTCCTACTATACCTTTTGTTTTTCTGCTTTGTTTTCTTCAGTGAAGCTTCAGTTCATGAGTACAATGGACAGAAATTCGTCAGTAAAGGCAATGCATTCGTCGTCCATGGCGGTAGCGAAGGCATTTATTCTTCTTTTGCTGACACCCTCAATGTAACTGCCACTGCTGGTGACTCTTTCGTCCG TTTTGAGAAAATTACATTCCGTAGACCCAAAGAATCTTCTAACTTTAGCTCACACTCGATCCAAGCAATCGTTTTTGAGGTGGAAGATAGAGAGGCGATTGGGGGTTCAGCTTATGGGGGACAAAGAGCTGTTTGTTGCACCGCAGATCTTGCAAAACTCGGTGTCTGTTCAGAAGGAGAAATTATTCATCGCCCTTCCACAAAGAATCCTGGCTGGCCTAAAGTGTTCGGCGTCTCATTTAGTGAAGATGATGAGGCTACAACATTGCCATTAAAATCTATACAAATTACTAAAACCGGGATGTATAACTTGTACTTCATTCACTGTGATTTAAATCTTAAAGATTTGACTGTTGAAGGGAAAACTGTATGGAAAAACCCTACTGGCTATCTGCCTGGTAGAATGGCACCTCTGATGAACTTCTATGGCTTCATGTCCCTCGCTTTTGTGATCCTCGGAATCTTTTGGTTCCTGCAATATGCAAGATTTTGGAGAGAAGTTCTTCCTTTGCAAAATTGTATAACATTAGTGATAACCCTTGGCATGCTTGAGATGGCTCTTTGGTATTTTGATTATGCTGAGTTCAATGGGAGTGGAACCAGGCCTGTTGGAATCACCATGTGGGCAGTCACCTTTGATACTATTAAACGTACAATTGCACggattattattttgatggttTCCATGGGTTATGGTGTTGTGAGACCTACTCTTGGTGGCCTTACTTCAAAGGTAACGATGCTTGGAGCAACCTTCTTTCTGGCATCTGAAATTCTTGAGCTGGTAGAAAATGTTGGTGCTGTGAGTGATCTTTCTGGAAAGGCAAGACTATTTTTGGTTCTTCCGGTTGCAATCTTAGATGCCTTCTTCATTCTTTGGATATTTACTTCTCTCTCTTCAACTTTAAATAAACTTCAg ACAAGAAGGATGGTGGCAAAGCTGGATATATACAGGAAGTTCACAAATGCATTGGCAGTAGCAGTTATTGTCTCTGTCGGTTGGATTTGCTACGAG ATTTACTTCAAGGCAAATGATGTTTACAACGAGCAGTGGCAGAATGCTTGGATCATCCCCGCCTtctggcaaatcttatctttctcTCTGCTATGTGTCATCTGTGTTCTTTGGGCTCCTTCTCAGAATTCTACGCG GTATGCTTACTCTGGTGAAGCAAATGAAGATTTTGACAAAGATGATACTAATTTGACACTCATAAAACCCTCTCCAACACCTTCAAAAGATTTTAGAACTGCACCAGAAACTAGAACGGTGCAGGGCAGCAACGGAGCATCCTCTAATGGTGATTTGGAAGAAGACAAGACAGAGTGA